The following coding sequences lie in one Apium graveolens cultivar Ventura chromosome 3, ASM990537v1, whole genome shotgun sequence genomic window:
- the LOC141713006 gene encoding uncharacterized protein LOC141713006, with translation MYSCIVSPFTTLPAPHLSSPYQKSPYFTYTPLSLSLSLSLSLARMAMVNISSSSCAFLRPLNQLSDLPTSFHHSKSSPSFVKTKTTTIKTFSCKLKNHTPCQTELTNQDNPNIKLTSCSESQLYSISPLPLLFFAALPGAGTVRSLFGPFVELVQSWNLPGWLVHWGHPGNMAVVLFAMGGYGTYLGFRIRFADDMDEKAMAKDLHPKLLAGMFFFFALGATGGVTALLTSDKPIFESPHAVTGLIGLSLLTIQTILPSLFEGNPSLRNVHGILGSSIMTLFVVHAALGLQLGLSF, from the exons ATGTATTCATGTATCGTGTCCCCTTTTACCACCCTTCCAGCTCCACATCTATCCTCTCCATATCAAAAAAGCCCATATTTTACATAtacccctctctctctctctctctctctctctctctctctagccaGAATGGCCATGGTGAATATTTCCTCATCTTCTTGTGCATTTCTTCGTCCATTAAATCAGTTGAGTGACTTGCCCACCTCATTTCACCATTCCAAATCATCACCATCATTTGTTAAAACAAAGACAACAACAATCAAGACCTTTTCGTGTAAGCTCAAGAACCACACTCCTTGTCAAACAGAACTTACTAAtcaagacaatccaaatattaAATTGACCAGCTGCTCCGAAAGTCAACTTTACTCCATCAGCCCTTTACCTCTACTCTTTTTCGCTGCCCTCCCTGGAG CTGGAACTGTGAGGTCTCTCTTTGGGCCTTTTGTTGAACTTGTACAATCTTGGAATCTTCCGGGATGGCTAGTGCACTGGGGCCACCCTGGAAACATG GCTGTTGTGCTTTTTGCCATGGGCGGTTATGGAACTTATTTGGGCTTCCGCATCCGTTTTGCAGATGACATG GATGAGAAGGCAATGGCTAAAGATTTGCATCCAAAGCTTCTTGCAGGAATGTTTTTCTTCTTCGCTCTAGGTGCAACCGGTGGCGTAACAGCACTCCTGACTTCAGATAAACCTATCTTCGAAAG CCCTCATGCCGTCACAGGGCTAATAGGCCTTTCTCTTTTAACAATACAGACCATTTTACCATCTTTATTCGAG GGGAACCCCAGCTTAAGGAATGTTCATGGTATATTAGGAAGCAGCATCATGACACTGTTTGTTGTACACGCAGCCCTGGGGCTTCAACTAGGCCTCAGTTTCTAG